A section of the Sedimentisphaera cyanobacteriorum genome encodes:
- a CDS encoding LamG-like jellyroll fold domain-containing protein produces the protein MKRLFLILILTALPAAVFAFAPNNELITHNGFEEPFVDGGGVWVDIVGWDDKNGTGPLDSKLNDDKIPGAEYDNQVLRLKPNFFTSQDTGASWQYGDQLVLSFNGIEARWKAGSLGNEFDALIVDTENYDLVTGDGTLWSQRMNLDGANDKVSNAPDWLDKQTFSYKIDTTQFPQEYEGGELTLRLQAIGGICQVDNFSLSLTGAAYGGSSTQQPGATGIDVDLNWMAGTDYMNPGSGNDVNPAIVDQYVYVSNAPGAEPNFVGAVGAAPGQVAESTYQAAGLGYDTEYEWQIVEVLDTAVDPLPEIGDGVNELQNASVPEAYIPSEKWSFVTMSDEPVFESISSSPDFPAAGDDVTVSAVIESASSVLASDINWSFGGMPISESTFTDNQDGTYTTSITVEDFSSADAGEYTCSITGFSQISKALNIKRMLAHWKMDSDPANWDGTYLLDVGTEDPFAYNADPNDYFSFVDGAIPSKTNQSVTWDGAVGGADVPGLNPLSEEGDMTITAWVYYEGKTNGWGVIAAQKENNEDKNYWRIAVQPDDRILVVGGDNGSVYGSGVLPLEDWCFIAAVYDSTESGLECSAYVIPTDGSDITADTGSAGLGDIAEQPIFSIGRNSQPADPSNMFGRIDDMRVFNYALSEEEIAEQFYDASEVPICITANASPGDVAGPDGTGPDCRVDMYDFASMAQSWLDSTILPSQAGDM, from the coding sequence ATGAAACGATTATTTTTAATATTAATTTTAACTGCATTGCCCGCAGCAGTTTTTGCCTTTGCACCAAATAATGAACTCATAACACACAACGGTTTTGAGGAGCCATTCGTCGATGGCGGCGGTGTATGGGTAGATATCGTAGGCTGGGATGATAAAAACGGCACAGGCCCGCTTGACTCCAAGCTTAACGATGACAAGATCCCAGGCGCCGAGTACGACAATCAGGTGCTTAGGCTTAAGCCTAATTTCTTTACATCCCAAGACACAGGCGCATCCTGGCAGTACGGAGATCAGCTTGTGCTGAGCTTTAACGGGATTGAAGCCCGCTGGAAAGCTGGCAGTCTTGGCAATGAGTTCGATGCGCTTATCGTGGACACAGAAAACTACGATCTGGTAACAGGAGACGGAACTCTATGGAGCCAGAGAATGAACCTTGACGGCGCAAATGATAAAGTCTCCAATGCACCGGACTGGCTTGATAAGCAGACTTTCTCCTACAAGATTGACACCACCCAGTTCCCTCAGGAATATGAAGGCGGAGAGCTTACTCTGAGACTGCAGGCAATCGGCGGTATTTGTCAGGTTGATAATTTTTCATTGTCTCTAACAGGCGCGGCCTACGGCGGTTCATCTACTCAGCAGCCGGGCGCAACCGGCATCGATGTTGACCTGAACTGGATGGCCGGCACGGATTATATGAATCCTGGCTCAGGCAATGATGTAAATCCGGCAATCGTCGATCAGTACGTTTATGTATCAAATGCGCCAGGCGCAGAGCCGAATTTTGTAGGCGCTGTCGGTGCAGCCCCGGGACAGGTTGCTGAAAGCACCTATCAGGCTGCAGGCCTCGGCTATGACACTGAATATGAGTGGCAGATTGTTGAGGTTCTCGATACCGCGGTTGACCCGCTGCCTGAGATAGGCGACGGGGTAAACGAGCTGCAGAACGCTTCTGTACCGGAGGCTTACATCCCGAGCGAAAAGTGGAGCTTTGTTACTATGAGCGATGAGCCTGTATTTGAATCAATTTCTTCCAGCCCAGACTTCCCTGCAGCGGGAGATGATGTTACTGTATCGGCGGTTATTGAAAGCGCGTCTTCTGTGCTGGCTTCTGATATAAACTGGAGCTTTGGCGGGATGCCGATTTCAGAATCTACGTTTACAGACAATCAGGACGGAACATACACTACTTCAATAACAGTTGAAGATTTTTCTTCTGCTGATGCAGGCGAATACACCTGTTCAATTACAGGATTCTCTCAGATAAGCAAAGCGCTCAATATCAAGAGGATGCTCGCACACTGGAAGATGGACAGCGACCCTGCAAACTGGGACGGAACTTACCTGCTCGATGTGGGCACCGAAGACCCGTTCGCATACAATGCAGACCCGAACGACTATTTCAGCTTTGTTGACGGGGCAATCCCGAGCAAGACTAATCAGAGCGTTACGTGGGACGGCGCTGTAGGCGGTGCTGATGTACCCGGTCTTAATCCGCTTTCAGAAGAAGGCGATATGACTATCACAGCGTGGGTTTACTACGAAGGAAAAACCAACGGCTGGGGTGTTATTGCAGCTCAGAAAGAGAATAATGAAGACAAGAACTACTGGAGAATCGCTGTTCAGCCAGACGACAGAATCTTGGTTGTCGGCGGAGACAACGGCTCTGTTTATGGAAGCGGGGTATTGCCGCTTGAGGACTGGTGCTTTATAGCAGCTGTTTACGACAGCACAGAAAGCGGTCTTGAGTGCTCTGCTTATGTAATCCCGACTGATGGTTCGGATATCACTGCTGATACAGGCAGTGCCGGACTTGGCGATATAGCAGAACAGCCGATCTTCTCTATCGGAAGAAATTCTCAGCCGGCAGACCCATCAAATATGTTCGGCAGAATAGATGATATGAGGGTGTTCAATTATGCTCTCAGCGAAGAAGAGATTGCCGAGCAGTTCTACGACGCATCGGAAGTTCCAATTTGCATTACAGCAAATGCAAGCCCGGGCGATGTTGCTGGGCCTGATGGAACCGGACCGGACTGCCGAGTGGATATGTATGATTTTGCATCAATGGCGCAAAGCTGGCTTGATTCCACGATTCTTCCGTCTCAAGCAGGCGATATGTAA
- a CDS encoding sigma-70 family RNA polymerase sigma factor yields MNKDSQTEDFVNLLLNSQGRIYAYILSLVGNHDDAEDIMQDAVSVMWQKFDSFEKGTSFIAWAFTISKYQVLNFRRTKARHSENLFADNVFELIAEQAETESCDNEKMECLGECVANLKENHFNILKMKYFYGLSVREIGSRVGLGKTAVYKRLSRLHAFLRDCVKRRLKARGRIDG; encoded by the coding sequence ATGAATAAAGATTCTCAAACAGAAGACTTCGTTAATCTGCTGCTCAATTCACAGGGTAGGATTTATGCGTATATCCTCAGCCTTGTCGGAAATCACGACGATGCTGAGGATATAATGCAGGATGCAGTTTCTGTAATGTGGCAGAAGTTCGACAGCTTCGAGAAAGGAACTAGCTTTATCGCATGGGCATTTACGATATCTAAGTATCAGGTGCTCAATTTCAGGAGAACAAAGGCTCGCCACTCTGAGAATCTATTTGCCGACAATGTTTTCGAATTAATTGCAGAGCAGGCCGAAACTGAAAGCTGCGATAATGAAAAAATGGAATGTTTGGGCGAATGCGTGGCGAATTTAAAAGAAAACCATTTCAATATACTGAAAATGAAATACTTTTACGGTCTTTCCGTAAGAGAGATAGGATCAAGAGTCGGGCTCGGCAAAACAGCGGTTTACAAAAGACTTTCGAGGCTTCATGCTTTTCTGAGAGACTGCGTTAAGAGGAGATTGAAGGCGAGGGGCAGGATAGATGGATAA
- a CDS encoding NPCBM/NEW2 domain-containing protein yields MDKKTSIELNFLLAGGMEGGLTDEQRSRLNELLERTQESRSYALEIYRISAGLKKSAKAAEAFSQRESPEDFTQRFILDNSIGSPELLRLGKKEQDKPEETEPDICECAEQKRKVSMPNLILAASSAAALIFLLLWANLAPGRLPSEQVGVLSEAMDTSWAEKAEVLNVGDDVFTNSAAIALDEGFIEIELNSGVSFTAEGPASFEVISDDQIELSYGELYVTVPNQAVGFQVTTENSKIIDLGTEFGVSQEISGDTEVHVTKGKTSFVTRKFVSTNHININEKTAYCFDVSTKKILEVNFRENKFVREFDTDKRIVWRGGPIKLADIVAGGNGMNNLNVKREAISPGTGKVSQSLLLRNYVKESIELKKTHFAFHPVESNPFVDGVFVPKGGEETCTVNSKGHIFQECPPTDGRYWTYICNIQSYNLDFQGWKKQRELNNFRRASRHAGIFIHPNAGITFDLNKFREITEAEKFTFKFSTLISSSDKTDNGKADFWVLTDGELRYKRLKATAEMGVENEQIHIDSDTDFLTLVTTGGGNGNGNDRCIFEEPVLIAE; encoded by the coding sequence ATGGATAAGAAAACTTCAATAGAATTAAATTTCCTGCTTGCCGGCGGCATGGAAGGCGGGCTTACTGATGAGCAGCGAAGCAGACTCAATGAGCTTTTAGAGAGAACCCAAGAATCAAGGAGCTATGCACTTGAGATATACAGGATATCAGCAGGACTTAAAAAATCAGCCAAGGCTGCTGAAGCCTTCAGCCAAAGAGAGAGCCCGGAAGATTTTACGCAGAGATTTATACTCGATAATTCAATAGGCAGCCCCGAGCTTTTAAGGCTTGGAAAAAAAGAGCAGGATAAGCCCGAAGAAACCGAGCCGGATATTTGCGAGTGTGCCGAGCAGAAGAGAAAAGTGAGTATGCCCAATCTTATTTTAGCGGCAAGCTCAGCAGCAGCCCTTATCTTCCTTCTTCTATGGGCAAACCTCGCCCCGGGAAGATTGCCCTCCGAGCAGGTGGGTGTGTTGAGCGAGGCTATGGACACAAGCTGGGCAGAGAAAGCTGAAGTGTTAAATGTTGGTGATGATGTCTTTACAAACTCTGCTGCAATCGCGCTGGATGAAGGCTTTATTGAGATAGAATTGAACAGCGGAGTAAGCTTTACAGCAGAAGGCCCGGCTTCGTTTGAAGTGATTTCTGACGACCAGATTGAGCTTAGCTACGGCGAGTTATATGTTACTGTTCCTAATCAGGCTGTGGGGTTTCAGGTAACAACGGAGAACTCCAAAATTATTGATCTGGGCACTGAATTCGGTGTATCTCAGGAGATTTCCGGCGATACAGAGGTGCATGTAACAAAGGGGAAAACGAGTTTTGTAACAAGGAAATTTGTAAGTACAAACCACATTAATATTAACGAAAAAACAGCGTATTGTTTTGATGTTTCAACAAAAAAAATCCTGGAGGTTAATTTCCGGGAAAACAAATTTGTTAGGGAATTTGATACCGATAAGCGAATTGTATGGAGGGGCGGGCCTATAAAGCTCGCTGATATCGTTGCAGGCGGGAACGGAATGAATAATCTGAACGTTAAAAGAGAAGCCATCAGCCCGGGTACTGGCAAGGTTTCTCAGAGTCTGCTTTTGCGGAACTACGTCAAGGAAAGCATTGAACTAAAAAAAACCCATTTCGCTTTTCATCCGGTAGAGTCTAATCCTTTTGTGGATGGCGTTTTTGTGCCTAAAGGCGGCGAAGAAACCTGTACTGTAAACAGCAAGGGGCATATCTTCCAAGAATGCCCGCCTACAGACGGCAGATACTGGACTTACATTTGCAATATACAATCTTATAATTTAGATTTTCAGGGATGGAAAAAACAACGGGAGCTGAATAATTTCAGAAGGGCTTCCAGACATGCCGGAATTTTTATCCATCCAAACGCCGGCATAACTTTCGACTTGAATAAATTCAGGGAAATAACCGAAGCCGAAAAATTCACTTTCAAATTCAGCACGCTTATCTCAAGCTCCGACAAAACAGATAACGGCAAAGCGGATTTTTGGGTGCTTACAGACGGCGAGCTTCGATACAAGAGGTTAAAAGCTACAG